The following are encoded together in the Sulfoacidibacillus ferrooxidans genome:
- the queC gene encoding 7-cyano-7-deazaguanine synthase QueC, whose translation MTKQKAVVILSGGLDSTTCLGIAMDAGYDVYALTFDYGQRHRVEIESAKKVAAFYDVKQHQIAQLPFLRTIGGSALTDDRIDVPHTGVVDHEIPVTYVPARNLIFLSIATAYAEVVGAEAIYLGVNALDYSGYPDCREEFIDSFAHAATLATKVGTMGGTLHVMTPLLHLTKAEIITLGTTLAVPYELTSSCYEGEAVACGVCDSCRLRLKGFAEAMLQDPITYAHAR comes from the coding sequence ATGACGAAACAAAAGGCGGTTGTAATTTTAAGTGGTGGGCTAGATTCCACTACGTGTCTAGGCATTGCGATGGATGCAGGGTACGATGTATATGCACTCACGTTTGACTACGGTCAGCGCCATCGGGTAGAAATTGAATCGGCGAAAAAGGTGGCGGCATTCTATGATGTGAAACAACATCAGATTGCTCAATTACCTTTTTTGCGCACAATCGGCGGAAGTGCTTTAACGGATGATCGCATTGACGTTCCACATACAGGCGTTGTCGATCATGAGATACCGGTTACTTATGTTCCAGCTCGCAACCTCATTTTTTTATCGATCGCTACCGCCTATGCAGAAGTCGTTGGGGCAGAAGCCATTTATCTTGGTGTCAATGCGTTAGACTATAGTGGCTATCCTGATTGCCGTGAAGAGTTCATCGATTCATTTGCACACGCTGCAACGCTTGCTACCAAAGTTGGTACGATGGGAGGAACGCTACATGTCATGACTCCGCTTCTACATCTAACTAAAGCGGAGATTATCACACTTGGGACAACGCTTGCAGTGCCATATGAACTCACTTCCTCTTGTTATGAAGGAGAAGCGGTTGCCTGTGGTGTTTGCGACAGTTGTCGTTTGCGCTTAAAAGGGTTTGCTGAGGCTATGTTACAGGACCCTATCACATATGCACATGCTAGGTAA
- the alr gene encoding alanine racemase — translation MWRQTWAEINLQHFAHNVSILKKQLLPHVRFMATVKADAYGHGAVEISKTALRAGAQQLGVASFEEGAVLREASITADILVFGALSEEGASAALAHRLTASVGSMQDLLWLQEAAEACHKQARIHVKIDTGMTRLGLRHIEDVVQLVQVANESSRIILEGIYTHFATSDEELFELLEPSDQENGSTIVPFVEQQRMRFEEVLQAVRELGIIIPIVHAANSAAALRNPRYQYDMVRFGIAMYGYQPLPIVDADLTLHSVMAVRSRITRIVDIMPGEAVSYGRTYIATRPEVIATVAIGYGDGIPRDLSNLGRVLVNGQCAQIVGRVCMDQLMIKVTDLVVQVGDIVTLYGADEGCGSILQATEQLDTIPYELLCRITARVPRVIIPAENLAEDRQ, via the coding sequence ATGTGGAGACAAACTTGGGCGGAAATCAATTTGCAGCATTTTGCCCATAATGTAAGTATATTAAAAAAGCAACTTCTTCCTCATGTGCGTTTTATGGCGACTGTAAAGGCAGATGCATATGGCCATGGAGCTGTGGAGATCAGTAAAACAGCTTTGCGTGCAGGTGCGCAGCAGCTAGGCGTGGCCTCTTTTGAAGAAGGCGCTGTGCTTCGTGAAGCTTCTATTACTGCAGATATTCTCGTTTTTGGTGCACTATCAGAAGAAGGCGCAAGTGCTGCATTGGCGCATCGTTTGACGGCTTCTGTGGGTAGTATGCAGGATCTTTTGTGGTTACAAGAGGCAGCAGAGGCGTGTCATAAACAAGCGCGGATTCACGTGAAAATTGACACTGGAATGACGCGGCTTGGTTTACGCCACATCGAGGATGTCGTGCAATTAGTACAGGTGGCAAACGAGTCTTCGAGGATTATATTAGAAGGTATTTATACGCATTTTGCTACATCAGATGAAGAATTATTTGAATTACTAGAGCCCTCTGATCAAGAAAACGGGAGTACTATTGTTCCTTTTGTGGAGCAGCAGCGGATGCGTTTTGAAGAAGTCTTGCAGGCCGTGCGTGAACTAGGGATCATCATTCCTATTGTCCATGCGGCCAACAGCGCAGCAGCATTACGTAATCCACGCTATCAGTACGATATGGTTCGCTTTGGTATTGCTATGTATGGGTATCAACCTTTACCTATAGTTGATGCTGATCTTACCTTGCATTCTGTGATGGCTGTGCGTTCTCGTATTACGCGCATCGTGGACATCATGCCGGGCGAGGCAGTCAGCTATGGTCGCACGTATATTGCTACTCGTCCGGAAGTGATTGCAACTGTAGCCATTGGATATGGGGATGGGATTCCACGGGATCTGTCCAATCTTGGTCGAGTTCTTGTTAATGGGCAATGTGCTCAGATTGTTGGTCGCGTATGCATGGATCAGTTGATGATTAAAGTGACGGATCTTGTTGTGCAAGTAGGTGATATTGTCACATTGTACGGGGCAGATGAAGGGTGTGGCTC
- a CDS encoding LolA family protein, whose translation MRRKNWAALLLTVSLAMILAGCGQMSATQMAKQLQDVQNGLNTYKTEAFMTVHVQDAVARYYVETWYQSPNLYRIALGNENKDISQIIVHNAQGIYIISPSTRKVIRFSGDWAEKQGHMYLYNSLLSQIISAVKPDYSVKDKVVTFVLPTDPQNSLISSQKIELDQTTLGPKQVILYNKDQRAVITMNYISFQKGVQFPANAFSPEQATTLKSIEMPVSAEEQGFGVIEPTYVPQNDQMEDEAEQNGIVFVRYDGMSPFTLVETRPSAGDIELGEGKLLTLYGVPAVLTGSAEVHQLYWLQHGVEFQLTSHMSVASMMKVAASMVDDSGK comes from the coding sequence GTGCGGCGGAAAAATTGGGCTGCCTTGTTGCTTACCGTAAGCCTTGCGATGATCTTAGCTGGATGCGGACAAATGAGCGCCACACAAATGGCCAAACAGCTTCAGGATGTGCAAAACGGTTTGAATACCTATAAAACTGAAGCATTCATGACTGTGCATGTGCAAGATGCGGTTGCGCGGTATTATGTCGAAACGTGGTATCAATCGCCAAATTTATACCGCATTGCACTTGGCAATGAGAACAAAGACATCTCTCAAATTATCGTGCATAATGCTCAGGGCATCTATATTATTAGCCCTTCTACGCGTAAAGTCATTCGCTTTTCGGGCGATTGGGCTGAAAAGCAAGGTCATATGTACCTGTATAATTCACTGTTAAGTCAGATCATTTCAGCAGTAAAGCCGGATTACTCGGTGAAAGATAAAGTGGTCACTTTTGTGCTCCCTACTGATCCGCAAAATTCGTTAATTAGCAGCCAGAAAATAGAATTAGATCAAACGACTCTCGGACCCAAGCAAGTCATTTTGTACAACAAAGATCAGCGGGCAGTCATTACGATGAATTATATTTCATTTCAAAAGGGTGTGCAGTTTCCGGCAAATGCCTTTTCTCCAGAACAGGCGACTACACTAAAATCAATTGAAATGCCAGTGAGTGCAGAAGAACAAGGTTTTGGAGTGATTGAACCTACCTACGTGCCGCAAAATGATCAAATGGAAGACGAAGCAGAACAAAACGGAATTGTTTTTGTCCGTTATGATGGTATGTCACCGTTTACTCTAGTAGAAACTAGGCCTTCTGCAGGGGATATTGAACTTGGGGAAGGAAAATTGCTTACTCTATATGGGGTGCCAGCTGTGTTGACTGGTAGTGCTGAAGTTCATCAGCTTTACTGGCTACAGCATGGAGTGGAATTTCAACTGACATCACATATGTCTGTCGCTAGTATGATGAAAGTAGCGGCATCCATGGTGGATGATAGCGGCAAATAA
- a CDS encoding 7-carboxy-7-deazaguanine synthase QueE, with the protein MSTDQRATQLENDQLVHELLLPLVEIFETVEGEGTAAGYPTTFVRLFGCPLRCVWCDTKYSYPPYHAEMSLSIRDIVQRVSANQARRVCLTGGEPLLYERQATLLLQELAKLPQMVDIHVETSGAIDLTPFLQEVQSPKVRYILDYKLFGSGETEKMHLPNVEKLRVTDELKFVIASRADFEQACQVLEDYEVKCIVLFSPVWDSLSPSELVQWMLARGLAEVKLSLQTHKFVWDPNQRGV; encoded by the coding sequence ATGAGTACGGATCAACGAGCAACTCAATTAGAAAATGATCAACTAGTGCATGAACTCCTGCTTCCACTTGTGGAGATTTTTGAAACGGTGGAGGGTGAAGGAACTGCGGCTGGTTATCCGACTACCTTTGTTCGATTATTTGGTTGTCCATTGCGCTGTGTATGGTGTGATACAAAATACAGTTATCCACCCTATCATGCAGAAATGTCTCTATCGATTAGGGATATCGTACAGCGCGTGAGTGCCAATCAAGCGCGAAGAGTGTGTCTAACGGGCGGTGAACCGCTTTTATATGAACGGCAGGCAACCCTATTGCTACAAGAGCTGGCAAAATTGCCGCAGATGGTTGACATTCACGTGGAGACAAGTGGCGCTATTGATTTAACACCGTTTTTACAGGAAGTGCAGTCACCAAAAGTCAGATATATTCTGGATTACAAATTATTTGGTTCGGGAGAAACTGAGAAAATGCATCTCCCTAATGTAGAAAAGTTACGCGTGACTGACGAACTTAAATTTGTGATTGCGAGTCGTGCCGACTTTGAACAAGCTTGCCAAGTACTTGAAGACTATGAAGTGAAGTGTATTGTCCTTTTTAGTCCTGTGTGGGATTCACTATCCCCGAGTGAACTCGTACAGTGGATGCTGGCACGTGGTTTAGCAGAAGTTAAACTGAGTTTACAGACTCATAAATTTGTGTGGGATCCCAATCAACGAGGCGTATAG
- a CDS encoding LCP family protein, with protein sequence MEQKPTGNRPQNRKMIDKERRKKRRRITAIVGAGIVAVVLGTAFAAVYTSSKSPSGGNPLDNIITAMVGAPEENILLIGNNARNPAGPLDLGTGGGQADILMIAHVDPKQHKVVLISIPRNVLFAQPQFNNPIPKIKSMFFIGAQLNPNQAAQLSVAAVQQLTGMKINHWIVTDFNGFQDAVNAVGGVRVDVPGRLYDPLHSGANLYPGWQTLNGQQALAFIRIRQNEASSTVRVNDFQRMDAEAQVLEALKHKLLSPGTDITSLGGLMATWKKDIATDMNTQDLTALAADLLGAKVDHVTLGNVGDSMQIASAPLPGINQENYITGAYYDVLSPEHIYAMLKPYGSTGSSMGLPPLPSPSNVPVQVYGSQIVVNELKAAGYPVTWMGAGNGTYPVQIMYPSGDIEWGFAVGRTLATGNGIVEPGSPDPNAVVVYSQ encoded by the coding sequence ATGGAACAGAAGCCTACGGGAAACCGTCCGCAAAACCGAAAAATGATAGATAAAGAACGGCGTAAAAAGAGAAGAAGAATTACTGCTATTGTGGGGGCTGGGATAGTTGCGGTCGTTCTTGGGACTGCCTTTGCCGCTGTGTACACGTCTTCTAAAAGTCCAAGTGGTGGCAATCCGCTAGATAATATCATTACTGCAATGGTTGGAGCGCCAGAGGAAAATATTTTATTAATTGGCAATAACGCACGTAATCCCGCTGGACCTCTTGACTTAGGTACTGGTGGAGGGCAAGCAGATATTTTAATGATCGCACACGTCGATCCAAAACAGCATAAAGTCGTTTTGATCTCAATTCCACGTAATGTATTATTTGCGCAACCGCAATTTAATAACCCAATACCGAAGATTAAGAGTATGTTTTTTATTGGAGCACAATTAAATCCCAATCAAGCTGCACAATTGTCTGTTGCGGCAGTACAACAATTGACAGGGATGAAGATTAACCACTGGATTGTCACGGATTTTAATGGCTTTCAGGATGCGGTAAACGCTGTAGGTGGCGTGCGTGTCGATGTTCCGGGGCGGCTATATGATCCGCTACATAGTGGTGCCAATCTGTATCCAGGTTGGCAGACACTAAACGGGCAGCAGGCACTCGCATTTATTCGCATCCGTCAAAATGAGGCGAGTAGCACGGTTCGCGTCAATGATTTTCAGCGTATGGATGCAGAAGCGCAAGTGTTGGAAGCATTAAAACATAAACTCTTGAGTCCAGGTACAGATATTACAAGTCTTGGTGGTCTTATGGCTACATGGAAAAAAGATATTGCTACTGATATGAATACACAGGATCTTACAGCCCTTGCTGCGGATCTACTCGGTGCTAAGGTCGATCATGTAACACTTGGCAATGTAGGCGATTCGATGCAGATTGCTAGTGCACCGTTGCCTGGTATCAATCAGGAAAACTATATTACTGGTGCGTATTACGATGTATTAAGTCCTGAACATATCTATGCTATGTTGAAACCGTATGGATCGACAGGATCGTCGATGGGACTTCCACCATTGCCTTCACCGAGTAATGTACCTGTGCAAGTCTATGGTTCACAAATTGTTGTGAACGAACTAAAGGCAGCTGGATATCCTGTTACGTGGATGGGTGCTGGCAATGGAACCTATCCAGTACAGATTATGTACCCGAGTGGCGATATTGAATGGGGCTTTGCGGTAGGGCGTACGCTCGCGACTGGCAATGGCATTGTTGAACCTGGCAGCCCAGATCCCAATGCAGTCGTTGTCTATTCGCAGTGA
- the queD gene encoding 6-carboxytetrahydropterin synthase QueD, translated as MEFVIPQKLLQIDVDILRSQLRYHKKRVLVTKEFSFDAAHHLYAYNGKCVGLHGHTYRLLVTVSAVPDDIGLAIDFSDLKRIVKQCVVDRLDHQYLNAVLPPMNTTAENMVVWIYEQIASALETEGFQIRMERVLLWETPTSCAEITREEMEES; from the coding sequence ATGGAGTTTGTTATTCCGCAAAAATTGCTGCAAATAGACGTGGATATCTTGCGTTCACAACTGCGTTACCATAAAAAACGCGTTTTAGTTACAAAAGAGTTCAGTTTTGATGCAGCTCATCATCTTTATGCATATAATGGTAAATGTGTGGGGTTGCACGGCCACACGTATCGCTTGTTAGTTACGGTAAGTGCAGTGCCTGATGACATAGGACTAGCTATTGATTTTTCTGACTTGAAACGCATAGTGAAGCAATGCGTAGTCGATCGTCTTGACCACCAATATTTAAATGCAGTTTTACCTCCTATGAACACTACGGCTGAAAACATGGTTGTATGGATCTATGAGCAAATTGCAAGTGCACTTGAAACAGAAGGCTTTCAGATACGCATGGAAAGAGTGCTCCTATGGGAAACTCCGACATCTTGCGCGGAGATTACGCGTGAGGAGATGGAAGAGTCATGA
- a CDS encoding NAD(P)H-hydrate dehydratase, which translates to MLLVTSAEMQKLDTVMIEEIGVASAALMESVGLRVAEVTMDMVDGTGAHQSMGERVSSRSREMDSRKMIAVVVGKGHNGADGLVAARYLHVLGYSVRVWLTSDERDLSHLTHIQLCAYRNVHGRLAEETDDLTQADVIIDAILGNGSQLPVREPLRPFLQAIHKAHRPVLSIDFPTGLDPDSGQVDVDCVKAVRTVACGLSKPGLYVEPGRAYAGQITIASLAISYHMAVRHGAHHFLVTEQDIAKRYRRRPQDSHKGSFGRVGVLAGSPGMYGAARLAVEGAYRAGAGLVYYFAPEDLSDTWVSGFPVEAVVKRYAGRAGVWNVDAIASLLALFAQVDVGVIGPGMGRSMQDSPEALLALAQLPIPLVLDADFLQVVAASEDGGVTFFEHRKHLTIITPHPKEFAQLIKRPTSVVQENRLLYAKEYAVKTQTIVVLKGAGTVIATPEPAVWINSTGNSGLATGGTGDVLAGLLGGLLASGYGAESAALVGVYVHGKAAELACTTQYSQESLVASDLFAWFGTAFRQISWEMDISHDG; encoded by the coding sequence GTGTTACTTGTGACAAGTGCAGAAATGCAAAAGCTTGATACAGTCATGATAGAGGAGATTGGTGTGGCGTCAGCTGCACTCATGGAATCTGTAGGGCTGAGAGTAGCTGAGGTTACGATGGACATGGTAGATGGCACTGGTGCGCACCAGTCGATGGGTGAGCGGGTCAGTTCTCGATCAAGGGAAATGGACTCTCGAAAGATGATCGCTGTTGTTGTTGGAAAAGGACATAATGGTGCAGACGGATTGGTTGCTGCACGTTACCTACATGTGCTCGGGTATAGCGTGCGCGTATGGCTTACTTCTGATGAAAGAGATCTTTCACATCTTACTCACATTCAGCTTTGCGCTTATCGCAATGTACACGGTAGATTGGCAGAAGAAACGGATGATCTTACACAGGCAGATGTCATTATTGATGCAATCCTTGGCAACGGCAGTCAATTACCTGTTAGAGAACCGCTTCGACCTTTTTTACAGGCTATTCATAAGGCGCACAGACCGGTGCTTTCTATCGACTTTCCTACTGGGCTTGACCCTGATTCTGGTCAGGTTGATGTTGATTGTGTTAAAGCTGTACGGACAGTTGCGTGTGGATTGAGTAAACCCGGGTTATACGTAGAGCCTGGAAGAGCATATGCAGGTCAGATTACCATTGCTTCTTTGGCTATCTCATACCACATGGCTGTTCGTCACGGAGCACATCATTTTTTGGTTACCGAACAGGATATCGCAAAGCGGTATCGACGACGTCCGCAAGATTCTCATAAAGGGTCATTTGGTCGTGTGGGAGTACTTGCTGGTAGTCCTGGTATGTACGGCGCAGCGCGGCTTGCGGTAGAGGGAGCATACCGAGCAGGAGCTGGGCTTGTTTACTATTTTGCACCAGAGGATCTTTCGGATACATGGGTCTCTGGATTCCCGGTGGAGGCTGTTGTCAAACGGTATGCTGGACGAGCAGGAGTGTGGAATGTGGACGCGATCGCTTCCCTTCTTGCTTTGTTTGCACAAGTTGACGTAGGAGTGATTGGCCCGGGTATGGGGCGGAGTATGCAAGATTCCCCGGAAGCGCTACTTGCTTTGGCCCAGCTACCGATTCCACTCGTGTTAGATGCAGATTTTTTACAAGTAGTTGCGGCTTCTGAAGATGGTGGTGTCACTTTTTTTGAACATCGTAAACATCTTACAATCATCACACCACATCCTAAAGAATTTGCTCAATTAATAAAACGACCTACTTCTGTCGTGCAGGAAAATAGGCTTCTCTACGCTAAGGAGTATGCAGTTAAGACACAAACCATTGTGGTACTTAAGGGTGCAGGAACGGTCATCGCAACGCCAGAACCAGCTGTATGGATTAACTCTACGGGCAATAGCGGGCTTGCTACTGGTGGGACAGGCGATGTTTTAGCGGGATTGCTAGGTGGGCTTTTAGCTAGTGGATATGGCGCTGAGTCGGCAGCACTAGTAGGAGTTTACGTACACGGGAAGGCAGCAGAGTTGGCTTGTACAACCCAATATAGTCAAGAGTCGCTTGTAGCATCTGATTTATTTGCATGGTTTGGAACAGCTTTTCGACAAATTTCCTGGGAAATGGACATTTCTCACGATGGATAG